A single Elaeis guineensis isolate ETL-2024a chromosome 15, EG11, whole genome shotgun sequence DNA region contains:
- the LOC105058099 gene encoding putative methylesterase 11, chloroplastic isoform X2, with protein sequence MGSLVSCFSAAEETKRPPPPHRRSVLNAPPKAARGLGSSERWSKGRAGRKERAEEAMIHEQAAAAAEAAPALLAPQNGGVLPFDRSSSLRYPGHGQKKQALPRSSSSRARSFTDQVVQPQQLVNQDLKIDNLETNHFVLVHGGGFGAWCWYKTIALLEDSGFKVNAIDLTGSGIHSFDTNKITTLPEYVQPLTSFLESLGDGEKADTNDLMQQAQIFVYANGNDHPPTAIDLNKSSLKELLFNQSPAKDVALALVSMRPIPFAPVLEKLSLTDKNYGSVRRFYIETTEDNALLISLQQNMCSSNPPERIFRLKGADHSPFFSKPQALNKLLIEISKITSPEAQ encoded by the exons ATGGGATCGTTGGTCTCCTGCTTCTCTGCCGCGGAGGAGACCAAACGGCCGCCTCCGCCCCACCGGCGCTCGGTCTTGAACGCCCCGCCGAAGGCGGCCCGGGGCCTCGGTTCGAGCGAGCGGTGGAGTAAGGGGCGGGCAGGGAGGAAGGAGCGGGCCGAGGAGGCCATGATTCACGAgcaggcggcggcggcggcggaggcggCGCCGGCGCTGCTCGCCCCGCAGAACGGCGGGGTTCTGCCATTTGACCGGTCGTCATCGCTGCGGTATCCAGGCCATGGGCAGAAGAAGCAGGCGCTTCCGAGGAGCTCCAGCTCGCGGGCAAGGTCTTTCACTGACCAGGTCGTCCAGCCCCAGCAGCTCGTCAATCAG GATCTGAAGATTGACAATTTGGAGACCAACCATTTTGTTCTTGTTCATGGAGGTGGTTTTGGTGCTTGGTGCTGGTACAAAACTATAGCACTTTTGGAAGACTCTGGGTTTAAAGTCAATGCTATAGATCTCACAGGTTCTGGAATCCATTCTTTTGATACAAACAAAATCACAACTCTTCCTGAATATGTACAGCCGCTTACTAGTTTTCTTGAATCACTAGGCGATGGAGAGAAG GCAGATACAAACGATCTAATGCAGCAGGCTCAAATTTTTGTATATGCAAATGGAAATGACCACCCCCCTACAGCTATTGATCTCAACAAGTCGTCATTGAAAGAATTGCTGTTTAATCAAAGTCCTGCCAAG GATGTCGCCTTAGCTTTAGTTTCCATGAGGCCTATTCCATTTGCTCCAGTGCTGGAGAAACTCTCACTCACAGACAAGAACTATGGCTCAGTGAGGAGATTCTACATAGAGACCACTGAGGACAATGCCTTACTCATCTCTCTCCAGCAGAACATGTGCAGCTCCAATCCCCCCGAGAGGATTTTTAGGCTAAAGGGTGCCGATCATTCCCCCTTCTTCTCGAAGCCCCAAGCTCTAAACAAGCTCTTGATTGAGATATCAAAGATCACCTCACCTGAGGCCCAGTGA
- the LOC105058099 gene encoding putative methylesterase 11, chloroplastic isoform X1, with the protein MGSLVSCFSAAEETKRPPPPHRRSVLNAPPKAARGLGSSERWSKGRAGRKERAEEAMIHEQAAAAAEAAPALLAPQNGGVLPFDRSSSLRYPGHGQKKQALPRSSSSRARSFTDQVVQPQQLVNQDLKIDNLETNHFVLVHGGGFGAWCWYKTIALLEDSGFKVNAIDLTGSGIHSFDTNKITTLPEYVQPLTSFLESLGDGEKVILVGHDFGGACISYAMEMFPSKIAKAVFLCAAMLTSGQSTLDMFSQQADTNDLMQQAQIFVYANGNDHPPTAIDLNKSSLKELLFNQSPAKDVALALVSMRPIPFAPVLEKLSLTDKNYGSVRRFYIETTEDNALLISLQQNMCSSNPPERIFRLKGADHSPFFSKPQALNKLLIEISKITSPEAQ; encoded by the exons ATGGGATCGTTGGTCTCCTGCTTCTCTGCCGCGGAGGAGACCAAACGGCCGCCTCCGCCCCACCGGCGCTCGGTCTTGAACGCCCCGCCGAAGGCGGCCCGGGGCCTCGGTTCGAGCGAGCGGTGGAGTAAGGGGCGGGCAGGGAGGAAGGAGCGGGCCGAGGAGGCCATGATTCACGAgcaggcggcggcggcggcggaggcggCGCCGGCGCTGCTCGCCCCGCAGAACGGCGGGGTTCTGCCATTTGACCGGTCGTCATCGCTGCGGTATCCAGGCCATGGGCAGAAGAAGCAGGCGCTTCCGAGGAGCTCCAGCTCGCGGGCAAGGTCTTTCACTGACCAGGTCGTCCAGCCCCAGCAGCTCGTCAATCAG GATCTGAAGATTGACAATTTGGAGACCAACCATTTTGTTCTTGTTCATGGAGGTGGTTTTGGTGCTTGGTGCTGGTACAAAACTATAGCACTTTTGGAAGACTCTGGGTTTAAAGTCAATGCTATAGATCTCACAGGTTCTGGAATCCATTCTTTTGATACAAACAAAATCACAACTCTTCCTGAATATGTACAGCCGCTTACTAGTTTTCTTGAATCACTAGGCGATGGAGAGAAG GTGATTTTGGTGGGACATGATTTTGGTGGTGCTTGTATATCATATGCTATGGAAATGTTTCCTTCTAAGATTGCTAAAGCTGTTTTCCTCTGTGCTGCCATGCTGACAAGTGGGCAGAGTACTCTTGATATGTTCTCACAACAG GCAGATACAAACGATCTAATGCAGCAGGCTCAAATTTTTGTATATGCAAATGGAAATGACCACCCCCCTACAGCTATTGATCTCAACAAGTCGTCATTGAAAGAATTGCTGTTTAATCAAAGTCCTGCCAAG GATGTCGCCTTAGCTTTAGTTTCCATGAGGCCTATTCCATTTGCTCCAGTGCTGGAGAAACTCTCACTCACAGACAAGAACTATGGCTCAGTGAGGAGATTCTACATAGAGACCACTGAGGACAATGCCTTACTCATCTCTCTCCAGCAGAACATGTGCAGCTCCAATCCCCCCGAGAGGATTTTTAGGCTAAAGGGTGCCGATCATTCCCCCTTCTTCTCGAAGCCCCAAGCTCTAAACAAGCTCTTGATTGAGATATCAAAGATCACCTCACCTGAGGCCCAGTGA
- the LOC105058100 gene encoding protein SPIRAL1-like 1, whose translation MGRGVSSGGGQSSLGYLFGNGEAPKPAAELAPKPAAPPPVDNSKQVPAGIQGSQTNNYFRADGQNCGNFITDRPSTKVHAAPGGGSSLNYLFGGNGN comes from the exons ATGGGTCGTGGAGTCAGCAGTGGAGGAGGGCAGAGTTCGTTGGGCTACCTGTTTGGAAATGGTGAAGCTCCCAAACCTGCTGCTGAGTTAGCTCCTAAGCCAGCTGCTCCACCACCAGTTGACAACAGCAAGCAGGTTCCAGCAGGGATCCAAGGATCCCAGACAAACAACTACTTTCGAGCAGACGGACAGAACTGTGGCAATTTCATTACG GATCGACCTTCAACTAAGGTCCATGCTGCTCCCGGCGGTGGTTCTTCCCTCAACTATTTGTTCGGTGGGAATGGCAACTGA